From a region of the Drosophila ananassae strain 14024-0371.13 chromosome XL, ASM1763931v2, whole genome shotgun sequence genome:
- the LOC6503115 gene encoding 40S ribosomal protein S10b — MFMPKAHRVAIYEYLFKEGVIVAKKDFHAQKHPELESIPNLHVIKALQSLHSRGLVKEQFAWRHYYWYLTNEGIEELRSYLHLPPEIVPSTLKRPARSETVRPRPAAGGPRGPGDASKTGEDRSAYRRAPGGSGVDKKGDVGPGAGEVEFRGGFGRGSRN; from the coding sequence ATGTTTATGCCAAAGGCCCATCGCGTAGCCATCTACGAGTACCTCTTCAAGGAGGGCGTCATCGTCGCCAAGAAGGACTTCCACGCCCAGAAGCACCCCGAGCTGGAGTCCATTCCCAACTTGCACGTCATCAAGGCTCTGCAGTCGCTGCACTCCCGCGGCCTCGTCAAGGAGCAGTTCGCCTGGCGCCACTACTACTGGTACCTCACCAACGAGGGCATTGAGGAGCTCCGCAGCTACCTCCACCTGCCCCCCGAGATCGTGCCCTCGACCCTGAAGCGCCCGGCTCGCTCCGAGACTGTGCGTCCGCGCCCAGCTGCCGGCGGACCCCGCGGCCCTGGCGACGCCTCCAAGACCGGCGAGGACCGTTCGGCCTACAGACGCGCCCCCGGCGGCAGCGGTGTTGACAAGAAGGGTGATGTTGGACCCGGTGCCGGTGAGGTTGAGTTCCGCGGAGGATTCGGACGCGGCTCCCGCAACTAA